One window from the genome of Terrimicrobium sacchariphilum encodes:
- a CDS encoding KamA family radical SAM protein has translation MSHPIRPSDARFVSHAPGHWPDVAPEQWNDWKWQLKNRVTTLARLEELIPLTTEERAGVLLAGNKLSLAITPHFFNLIEPDNPDCPIRRQVIPRMEEGYTAPWEMADPCGEDSHMPVPGLVHRYPDRVLFLVTDRCASYCRYCTRSRVVSGAGDQELHTDFDEAFAYLEKHTEVRDVLFSGGDALLLSDEKLERLLSRVRAIPHIEFVRIGTRVPIFLPQRITPELCKMLQKYHPLWMSVHVNHPRELTTEVREALGRLVDHGIPLGNQSVFLAGVNDDVETMRELVHKLLLCRVRPYYLYQCDLIQGSSHLRSSVAKGVEIIEALRGFTTGYAVPQFVIDAPGGGGKVPINPSYVLYHDQEKVVIRNYEGKIFEYPEAGLPVVSHREVELFR, from the coding sequence ATGTCTCACCCAATCCGACCCTCGGACGCGCGGTTTGTCTCCCATGCGCCCGGTCACTGGCCTGATGTGGCGCCTGAACAGTGGAATGACTGGAAATGGCAGTTAAAAAACCGCGTAACGACTCTGGCCCGTCTGGAAGAGCTGATCCCGCTCACGACCGAGGAACGCGCAGGGGTTCTGCTCGCGGGCAACAAGCTCTCGCTCGCCATCACGCCTCACTTTTTCAACCTGATCGAGCCGGATAATCCGGATTGCCCGATCCGCCGCCAGGTCATCCCGCGCATGGAGGAAGGGTATACCGCTCCATGGGAAATGGCTGATCCCTGCGGCGAGGACAGCCACATGCCGGTGCCTGGACTCGTCCACCGCTACCCGGATCGCGTCCTCTTCCTCGTGACCGACCGCTGCGCCTCGTATTGCCGCTACTGCACGCGCAGCCGGGTGGTCAGTGGGGCGGGGGATCAGGAATTGCACACCGACTTTGACGAAGCCTTTGCCTATCTCGAGAAACACACCGAGGTGCGTGACGTGCTCTTCTCCGGCGGCGACGCGCTTTTGCTCTCGGATGAAAAGCTGGAACGCCTGCTCAGCCGGGTACGTGCCATCCCGCATATCGAGTTTGTCCGCATCGGCACGCGTGTGCCGATCTTTCTCCCGCAGCGCATCACGCCGGAGCTTTGCAAGATGCTCCAGAAATACCATCCGCTCTGGATGAGCGTGCATGTGAATCACCCGCGCGAGTTGACCACCGAGGTGCGCGAGGCGCTGGGGCGTCTCGTTGATCATGGCATCCCGCTGGGCAATCAGAGCGTCTTCCTCGCCGGGGTGAATGATGATGTGGAGACCATGCGCGAGCTGGTGCACAAGCTCCTGCTCTGCCGCGTGCGACCGTATTACCTTTACCAGTGCGATCTTATCCAGGGTTCCTCGCATCTGCGCTCGTCGGTGGCGAAGGGCGTCGAGATCATCGAGGCGCTGCGCGGGTTTACCACGGGGTATGCGGTGCCGCAGTTTGTCATCGACGCTCCCGGCGGCGGCGGCAAGGTGCCGATCAATCCCTCCTACGTGCTCTACCACGACCAGGAAAAGGTCGTGATCCGCAACTACGAGGGGAAGATCTTTGAGTACCCCGAGGCCGGGCTTCCGGTCGTCAGTCATCGCGAGGTCGAGCTGTTTCGCTAA
- a CDS encoding flavodoxin domain-containing protein, which produces MITIFFATQTGNAEESAENLLKHLTEGGLTARTKTLYDYQAGKLAEEQVALFVVSTFGDGEPPDDAIPFYAGLQTLAEGSLPGLKYAVFALGDKCYDEFCKFGRDIDAQLGRLGAERILATEECDLDQDVKLPPWADQLIPLLAEKAGAV; this is translated from the coding sequence ATGATCACGATATTCTTCGCAACCCAGACGGGAAATGCCGAGGAGAGCGCCGAGAACCTCCTCAAGCATCTGACTGAGGGCGGTCTCACCGCTCGCACCAAGACCCTCTACGATTACCAGGCCGGAAAGCTGGCGGAGGAGCAGGTTGCTCTCTTTGTCGTAAGCACCTTTGGCGATGGAGAGCCTCCAGACGACGCAATTCCTTTTTATGCGGGGCTGCAAACTCTGGCCGAGGGCTCGCTGCCAGGTCTGAAATACGCCGTCTTCGCTCTCGGCGATAAATGCTACGATGAGTTCTGCAAGTTTGGCCGGGACATCGACGCTCAGCTCGGAAGGCTGGGAGCCGAGCGGATTCTCGCGACGGAGGAATGCGACCTCGATCAGGATGTGAAGCTCCCGCCCTGGGCGGATCAGCTCATTCCGCTGCTGGCGGAGAAAGCCGGGGCGGTATGA
- a CDS encoding ferritin, whose product MISSQTLVDLLNEQIRNELYSHAIYLAMSGWYETTPFKGFAAKYHAAALEEHGHAMRFYTYLADRDARIKVLAVPEPPFEYESVVSAAKAALEQERLVSSQIRKIYSQAQKDEDFETLSFLKWFLDEQVEEEKTAQDFLGYVELAAGHPVALLELDEKAIPAVAASPDTK is encoded by the coding sequence ATGATCAGCAGCCAAACCCTGGTCGACCTGCTCAATGAGCAGATTCGAAACGAACTCTATTCCCACGCCATTTACCTCGCGATGTCGGGATGGTACGAAACGACGCCTTTCAAGGGCTTCGCCGCCAAGTACCATGCCGCCGCTCTCGAAGAACATGGACACGCCATGCGGTTCTATACGTATCTGGCGGACCGTGACGCTCGCATCAAAGTGCTCGCCGTGCCGGAGCCTCCCTTCGAATACGAGTCTGTCGTGAGCGCGGCCAAGGCGGCTCTTGAGCAGGAGCGTCTGGTCAGCTCGCAGATCCGCAAGATCTACTCTCAGGCACAGAAGGATGAGGACTTTGAAACGCTCTCGTTCCTGAAGTGGTTCCTCGACGAGCAGGTCGAGGAGGAAAAGACGGCGCAGGATTTTCTCGGCTATGTCGAACTGGCCGCCGGCCACCCGGTCGCGCTGCTGGAGCTCGATGAGAAGGCGATCCCTGCCGTCGCCGCTTCTCCCGACACCAAGTAA
- a CDS encoding ChuX/HutX family heme-like substrate-binding protein, which translates to MSSDRFPLHRPAASRLEGCCEINRQLMKAVSPTHIRVRGARMEVSLHDQWPQMLYGLKAWGEVLVITRNGSAVLGQTREYPELRFSHDFIHARSPEDAFDMDFPPFHSARLVVEERGEHFAYYVEFLDGRGDVLHKVCTTNASDMEQVLIWTEFHQGLSRPDESPMAALAHRWRRVQQRHWFGIEEAEEVQENSLSLLLLEARKRRFPIRLMTGNEGVVQAATMIPQRLVPSNGWMFCSDDTTGLHYDPETFGSLVVHHLSELQDHPPVSVLKCFDDRGELCLAVAPPEPDLLAEWGSLLNAAVCPR; encoded by the coding sequence ATGTCATCGGACCGCTTCCCGCTTCACCGTCCTGCCGCCTCGCGTCTTGAGGGGTGTTGTGAAATCAACCGCCAGTTAATGAAGGCGGTCTCGCCGACGCACATCCGCGTGCGAGGGGCGCGCATGGAGGTTTCTCTACATGATCAGTGGCCCCAAATGCTTTACGGTTTGAAAGCCTGGGGTGAGGTGCTGGTAATAACCCGGAACGGCAGCGCTGTCCTCGGCCAGACCCGGGAATATCCGGAACTGCGATTTTCCCACGATTTCATTCACGCGCGAAGCCCGGAGGATGCCTTCGATATGGACTTTCCCCCATTCCATTCGGCTCGACTGGTGGTCGAGGAGCGTGGCGAACATTTTGCATACTATGTAGAGTTCCTCGATGGACGTGGCGATGTGCTGCACAAGGTCTGCACGACGAATGCCTCCGACATGGAGCAGGTGCTCATATGGACCGAATTTCATCAGGGATTATCGAGGCCGGATGAATCCCCCATGGCCGCGCTCGCTCATCGCTGGCGGAGGGTCCAGCAGCGTCACTGGTTCGGAATCGAGGAGGCCGAAGAAGTGCAGGAAAACTCCCTTTCGCTGCTTCTACTGGAGGCGCGGAAAAGAAGGTTTCCCATCCGCCTCATGACGGGAAATGAAGGCGTGGTCCAGGCTGCAACCATGATCCCGCAACGGCTGGTGCCATCCAATGGCTGGATGTTTTGCAGCGATGATACGACAGGGTTGCACTATGACCCCGAGACCTTCGGGAGTCTGGTGGTCCACCATCTCTCCGAGTTGCAGGATCATCCGCCGGTATCGGTGCTGAAATGCTTCGACGATCGCGGTGAACTCTGCCTTGCGGTCGCTCCACCAGAGCCCGACCTCCTCGCAGAGTGGGGTTCGCTCCTCAACGCGGCGGTCTGCCCGCGTTAG
- a CDS encoding helix-turn-helix transcriptional regulator, which yields MGDSRQVTKARSSVSATADLRELCRLRSDLEAFAVVRLRRSPDRVRIFQALEVQMRQLRSAAMRGDYERFHLEDMALHRIVIETPGLAALVRSWNLVSEELDAWILQVKFTNWPSLMALYREHEYLVDAWNSDDDDAAAGATHHHLEAGWYRVAMAQDALPIEGTAVDRAASFLSTHYASSIDVKWMAENICFVSPSHLTRLFRAQFGKAPYAWLRQIRMERAAELIAGCARSVSAVARQVGYRNASHFVRDFRAYHGVTPGKFH from the coding sequence ATGGGAGATAGTCGGCAAGTGACGAAAGCGCGTAGTTCCGTGTCGGCGACGGCTGATCTTCGCGAGCTTTGCCGGCTGCGCTCGGATCTCGAGGCGTTCGCCGTTGTCCGATTGCGGCGAAGTCCCGATCGGGTTCGGATCTTTCAGGCTTTGGAGGTGCAAATGCGACAATTGAGATCTGCGGCGATGCGTGGTGACTATGAGCGGTTTCATCTCGAAGACATGGCTCTCCATCGCATCGTGATCGAGACCCCTGGGCTGGCAGCTCTCGTGCGTTCCTGGAATCTGGTTTCCGAGGAGCTCGACGCATGGATCCTTCAGGTAAAGTTTACCAACTGGCCGAGCCTTATGGCTCTTTATCGGGAGCATGAGTACCTCGTTGACGCCTGGAACTCCGACGATGACGACGCGGCAGCAGGCGCGACTCACCACCATCTCGAGGCGGGGTGGTATCGCGTCGCGATGGCTCAGGATGCGCTCCCGATTGAGGGAACCGCCGTCGATCGGGCGGCCTCGTTTCTTTCCACGCACTATGCAAGCAGCATCGATGTCAAGTGGATGGCGGAAAACATTTGTTTTGTCAGTCCGAGCCACCTGACCCGTCTATTCCGTGCGCAGTTCGGGAAAGCTCCGTATGCATGGCTCCGTCAGATCCGTATGGAGAGGGCTGCCGAGTTGATCGCGGGTTGCGCCAGGTCGGTATCAGCAGTGGCCCGGCAGGTCGGATATCGGAATGCGTCGCATTTTGTTCGGGACTTTCGTGCTTATCATGGCGTGACGCCTGGAAAGTTCCACTAA
- a CDS encoding aminoglycoside phosphotransferase family protein, translating into MSTRTGIYYWKCDRPAAFHGTDGAAAGGELTMAAQLERSLRNRFGDDGICVRSAGGQGNHRTYLAEMGATPAFIRVEDGPEHDDYFDVEAVILDEIRARQIPAPLHLGSDTSREQTSFAWQVLERIQAPDLNQLLKAGRLPLEQLAGKIGELVACWQGIAPTGFGPLDASEARRTCALQGLHSDYPAYFYLNLERHLSFLADKEFLTSGCVREILAEVQEHEKLLYLEEGCLVHKDLALWNILGTTTEILAVIDWDDAISGDPLDDISLLACFYGGSVIRGALDGYSAVRPLPTEYRRRFWLHLLRNMLVKAVIRVGAGYFDRKADFFLIGPGANGQDLRSFTLQRIQEAVNGLRNDIDPGHL; encoded by the coding sequence ATGAGCACACGAACTGGTATCTATTATTGGAAATGCGATCGGCCCGCCGCATTTCATGGCACGGATGGAGCTGCAGCCGGAGGAGAACTCACCATGGCTGCTCAGTTGGAGCGATCTCTGCGGAATCGGTTTGGTGACGACGGTATCTGCGTGAGGTCTGCCGGAGGACAGGGGAATCATCGTACCTATCTTGCGGAGATGGGGGCGACCCCGGCCTTTATTCGTGTCGAGGATGGGCCGGAACACGATGATTACTTCGATGTTGAGGCAGTCATTCTCGATGAAATTCGCGCCCGGCAGATACCTGCTCCGCTTCACCTCGGGTCCGACACGAGCCGCGAACAAACGTCCTTTGCCTGGCAGGTCCTGGAGCGCATTCAGGCTCCCGACCTCAATCAGCTCCTCAAGGCGGGCAGGCTTCCCCTGGAACAGCTTGCCGGGAAGATCGGTGAGCTCGTTGCATGCTGGCAAGGAATCGCTCCGACGGGTTTCGGTCCCTTGGATGCATCGGAGGCTCGCCGGACCTGTGCATTGCAGGGCTTGCATTCAGACTATCCCGCGTACTTTTACCTCAACCTGGAACGTCATCTTTCCTTTCTGGCAGACAAGGAGTTCCTGACATCAGGCTGCGTGCGTGAGATACTGGCCGAGGTCCAGGAGCATGAGAAACTCCTTTACCTCGAGGAAGGATGTCTCGTTCACAAGGATCTCGCCCTTTGGAACATTCTGGGTACGACCACGGAGATTCTTGCCGTGATCGATTGGGATGACGCGATCTCCGGGGACCCGCTCGATGACATCTCGCTACTGGCCTGTTTTTATGGCGGATCTGTAATACGAGGCGCCTTGGATGGTTACTCGGCCGTGAGGCCACTTCCTACAGAATACCGGCGGCGATTCTGGCTGCACCTGCTGCGCAACATGCTCGTGAAGGCGGTAATTCGCGTCGGCGCGGGTTACTTCGACCGTAAGGCTGACTTCTTCCTGATCGGGCCGGGAGCCAACGGGCAGGATCTCCGGTCGTTCACCCTCCAGCGCATTCAAGAGGCGGTGAACGGACTGCGCAACGATATCGACCCTGGCCATCTATGA
- a CDS encoding HpcH/HpaI aldolase family protein, with the protein MKTPLASLLEAGPSALGTWISLGDPVVTEMASEFGFDWLLIDLEHGGFTEAAVLGNLQAVRHPATSPIVRVPKLDPALIARMLDRGAHGVMVPHISSPDEARALVSATRYTPHGERGYSRTVRAYGYGRRIPEDAASYRCVVMAQIENLAGVNHVEEIAAVDGVDVLFVGPADLTHDLAVRGAADRYEASLLRVACAAREHGKAAGILARNLKDIPHLKAIGYRVFALDSDIGLLRKGYECTVEARNLL; encoded by the coding sequence ATGAAAACACCGCTCGCATCACTCCTGGAAGCCGGCCCTTCCGCGCTTGGAACGTGGATTTCTCTGGGCGATCCTGTTGTCACCGAAATGGCATCGGAGTTCGGTTTCGACTGGCTGCTTATAGACCTTGAGCATGGAGGTTTTACGGAGGCAGCGGTATTGGGGAATCTCCAGGCTGTCCGGCATCCCGCGACGTCGCCCATCGTTCGCGTTCCGAAGCTTGATCCAGCGCTCATCGCCCGCATGCTCGACCGGGGGGCGCATGGAGTGATGGTCCCGCATATTTCCTCACCGGACGAGGCGCGTGCACTCGTGAGCGCGACTAGGTATACACCTCATGGAGAGCGCGGGTACTCCCGTACGGTCCGGGCGTACGGGTACGGTCGGCGCATCCCGGAGGATGCTGCTTCCTACCGATGCGTTGTCATGGCTCAGATCGAGAACCTGGCCGGGGTGAACCATGTGGAGGAGATCGCCGCGGTCGATGGGGTCGATGTGCTCTTTGTCGGTCCGGCGGATCTCACGCACGACCTTGCCGTTCGGGGGGCGGCTGATCGTTATGAGGCAAGCCTGCTCCGTGTCGCATGCGCTGCCCGGGAGCACGGCAAGGCCGCCGGAATTCTCGCTCGCAACCTCAAGGACATTCCCCACTTGAAAGCGATCGGCTATCGTGTTTTTGCGTTGGATTCCGATATCGGACTCTTGCGCAAAGGCTACGAATGCACCGTCGAGGCGCGAAATCTGCTCTAA